TACAGCGCACCCCAGCGGCTGAAGTACGGGGAGTCGATGTCGCCCGCGGTGCGGGTGGCGAGGAACTCCGCCCAGTCGGCCGAGGGGTTGATCGTCGCCTCGATGCCGAGGTTCTGGCGCAGCTGGTTGGCGATGGCCTCGTACAGCGGGTCGAGTCCGCCGCCGCCGGGGAAGTAGATCTCCATCGTGCCGTCGAAGCCGCCGGCCTCCTCGAGCAGCGCCGCGGCGGCCTCGGGGTCGTACTCGCAGTACTCGCCGCAGATGCCCTCGGGCGTGCCGGGCTCGATCGTGGGCGTCCACGCCGTCGCCGGCTCGTAGGTGCCGCCGTAGACGACGTCGATGATGGTCTCGCGGTCGATGGCCATCGAGATCGCCTGGCGCACGCGCACGTCCTGGTAGCGCTCATCCCACAGCGGCAGGCCGAGGAACGAGATGCCGGGCGCCTCGAACGAGTACAGGCGGTCGCCGAAGTCGCCCGCCGCCTGCGTGAGGCGCGATGCGGGCACGCCGTTGACGTCGAGGTTGCCGGCGAGCACGTCGGTGTACGCCGTGGCCTCGTCGGTGTAGGGCACGAACGAGATCTGGTCGATCGTCGGCTCGTCGCCCTGGAAGTCCTCGTAGGCGGTGACGACGATCGTCTCGTTCTCGACGTAGTCGTCGACGATCTCGAACGGACCGTTGCCCGCGGGGTGCACGTTGTAGGCGTCGAAGTCGTCGAACGCCGACTCCGGCATGGGGAAGAAGGCGGTCATGGCCTGCGACACCTGCAGCGGGAACTGACCGTCGGCGCCCGAGAGCTCGACGGTGAAGGTCGTGTCGTCGACGACCGTGAGGCCCGACATCTCGTCGGTGGTGGGCTCGCCCTCCGCCGGGTTGAGGTCGCCGTAGCCGACGACGTTCGCGAGCTGGCCGGAGTTCTCCATGGCGTTGGGGCCGTAGGCGACGGCGTTCCACGAGTCGACGTAGGACTGCGCGGTCACGGGGGTGCCGTCGTGGAAGGTCCAGCCGTCGCGCAGCGTGATCGTCCACGTGACGGCGTCCTCGGTCTCCACCGACTCGGCGGCGATGTAGTCGAGCGAGCCGTCGTCGTTGAGGAACGTGAGCGGCGACCACACCGCCATGTTGAAGTCGAACGCGACCGACTGGCGGCCGGGGATGAGCAGCTGCGGGTCGGTGGTGCCGTAGCTGATGGCGTTCTCGGAGGCGGCGGCGTCGGAGTCGCCGCCACCTCCCGAACAGGCGGTGATGGCGAGCGCGGAGGCCGCGATGGCCCCCACGAGCGCGAGTCGAGTGCGTCGCATGGGTCTCTCCTGGTGCCGGGGGATGCGGCGACGCTCGACGACGTGCTGACCGTCGAGGGCCGTTGGAGAGTCAGTGAACGCCTGTCGTTCACCTCTGGTCAAGCATTTCGTTCAGAAGTTTCACAAAACGGTGAAACTTTTACGCGCCTGAAACACGACGCGTTGCGGGCGTGGGCGCCGCTCGGTGCGGCTGGGCAGCCTGCACGCGGATGCCGGCCGCCGCGTGCGATGTGCACGCGACGGCCCGCTCGTGGGCGCATCTCGCCCGACGATCACCCGAAGGTGAACGAGTACGCGTTGACGCCGCTCGGCAGGGTCACCACGATCGTGCCGTCCTGGCTGGCATCGGCCCGCAGCAGCTCGTAGGCGTTCGGGGTGCCGCTGACGTCGATCTCGACGCGTTCGCCGTCGACCTCGGCCACGACGGTGCCCTCGCCCTCGAGCACCATCTGCACGACCTGCGCCGAGTACTCGAGCGTGATCTCCGCCGAGTCGCCGCGCGGCGTGACGTACTGCGACTCGAGCTGCCAGTCGCCGTCGAGCGCGAACGTGTCCTGCGGGATCGTCTCGGGGTACGAGAACGACTCCGTGCTCGCGCCGTAGCGCTCGTCGCCACCGAAGTTCACGACCTTCGACCAGCCGAGGTACGTCTCGGGCGTGCGGTCGGGGTTCGCCGCGGTCTCGTCGGCCGTCTCGGTGGCAGCGGGCAGGTCGACGCCCGGGTTCGCCTGCTCGAGCAGCTCGCGGATCATCTGCTCGCCCTCCGCGTACTGCCCCTCGCCGAAGTGCACGTTGCGCACGACGCCGTCGGCGTCGATGAGGTAGCGGGCCGGCCAGTAGGCGTTGCGGTAGTTCGTCCACGTCGACAGCGTGTTGTCGATCGCGACCGGGTACTCGATGCCGAGGCGGGCGGCGCCGTCGATGACGTTGTCGCGCACCTTCTCGAACGCGTACTCGGGGCTGTGCACGCCGATCACCTGCAGACCCGCATCCGCGTACGCGTCGTACCAGGCGTTGATGTGCGGCGCGGAGCGCTGGCAGTTGATGCACGAGTACGCCCAGAAGTCCACGAGCACGACCTGGCCGCGCAGCTCGGCGAGGTCGATCGGCTG
The sequence above is a segment of the Agrococcus jejuensis genome. Coding sequences within it:
- a CDS encoding peptide ABC transporter substrate-binding protein, yielding MRRTRLALVGAIAASALAITACSGGGGDSDAAASENAISYGTTDPQLLIPGRQSVAFDFNMAVWSPLTFLNDDGSLDYIAAESVETEDAVTWTITLRDGWTFHDGTPVTAQSYVDSWNAVAYGPNAMENSGQLANVVGYGDLNPAEGEPTTDEMSGLTVVDDTTFTVELSGADGQFPLQVSQAMTAFFPMPESAFDDFDAYNVHPAGNGPFEIVDDYVENETIVVTAYEDFQGDEPTIDQISFVPYTDEATAYTDVLAGNLDVNGVPASRLTQAAGDFGDRLYSFEAPGISFLGLPLWDERYQDVRVRQAISMAIDRETIIDVVYGGTYEPATAWTPTIEPGTPEGICGEYCEYDPEAAAALLEEAGGFDGTMEIYFPGGGGLDPLYEAIANQLRQNLGIEATINPSADWAEFLATRTAGDIDSPYFSRWGALYPSQQATLRVFFIQGGGCDNCIPFYSDEVAAAMATADADPSGDGTAYAAVQELIQAEFPAVPLFNETYSYVTSERIAELVTSPVGNPTLREIVLAD